The following are encoded in a window of Roseimaritima ulvae genomic DNA:
- a CDS encoding protein kinase domain-containing protein, protein MTSCDDLALDALLDADEASIHSGENLADVAQHVESCSRCQSRLSQRAADDQQWDQLQQWLSPDELDSEIDTDSLGVPTCWQRPTAWTESMAKALLSQPLHPEMLGRIGRYDVERLIGSGGMGVVFKAHDTELHRPVAIKLLAPYLAESGAARKRFAREARAAAAVVDEHVVAIHNVESDVDPEQAPFLVMKYIAGGSLQQRLDREGSLELCEILRIGTHTAKGLAAAHAQGLIHRDVKPSNILLDEGVERALLTDFGLARTEDDACLTRSGFHPGTPHYMSPEQVRGEPIDARSDLFGLGCVLYALCSGHPPFRAETSYAVLRRITDDRPRPLRETNANIPEWLDRIVMKLLSKSPNDRFASAAQVAEVLEGCLAHTQHPTTTPLPDPVAALLPQRSHRPPWIKVAMAAAFAFAMLFAGVLLVLETNKGTIRIETNSDSDIPIVIRQGDKTVEHLTVTQQGTAIRLKAGTYIIEVEGDDTQLMIKGGQVTLTRQGTWLAIITETKTTGTPPSNVPLTTAANPLLGTWRVMSFVDDGTKVAPHENSTVTFDGWRVTWTNEPDDVSRSMYRLLPHNTLQLVAENATSTADVVHHYRYTMTGPDSVRLEAIATPANPHVNGSIELERLRDATELSAYVSRSVTVNTSDRYGVSEEEVIHTHVMLIRSGKLLASVQRPADGELMPADTAKAIPWLQANLTVKPTTENQIEIGIHGHHSSKQQREQIVDSVVTAYKQTLAAAKTDAAQKVIQRLVSARAELQGQRLAAQAAVDQLRKTSDVDSPKLQHAIAQLDRLTQVITKLDAELLQYAVPANPPAIDALPGPAVIPAMQRIDQATASKVPTKWDVESNHNILWRAPLGSVAMRAPLVHGDHVYVGTNNDHGYLPRYPSSVDLGVLLCFRKSDGKFMWQHSNEKLPSGRAHDWPLQGITSRPCVEGDRLWYITNRAEIVCLDTSGFRDGKNDGPVQDETNTDENEADVVWRLDMMRELGVRPHNVSTCTIAVWKDRIFAVTGNGVGPSHVPPIADAPSFIAVDKSTGKLLWQDHSPGQNVLHGQWGSPLVADLAGRTQVIFPGGDGWLYSFDPQGTSDGKAKLIWKFDCNPKDSVWKAGGAATRNNLLHAPTVHDGLLYIAMGQDPEHGSGPGRVWCIDPSGSGDVSPEIVFNRRDPKTPIPHRRIQACVAAGGDYTSPNPNSKAVWQFQQTDVNGNGEFELEERMGRSLSTIEIRGDLLFVSDIDGILHCLDRRTGKQHWGFDTLANTYTTPLIVGDFVYLGNEDGDVCVFRCSADPDVAMPGGEPLARNYCDQSINASVVSDGTTLYFATKNELFAVGTKIAE, encoded by the coding sequence ATGACAAGCTGTGATGACTTGGCACTTGATGCCTTGCTGGACGCTGATGAAGCATCCATTCACTCCGGTGAAAATCTTGCCGACGTCGCACAGCACGTGGAGTCCTGCTCGCGCTGTCAAAGTCGGCTATCGCAACGGGCCGCTGACGATCAGCAATGGGACCAACTGCAGCAGTGGCTTTCGCCGGACGAGTTAGACAGCGAAATCGACACCGATTCGCTCGGCGTCCCCACATGCTGGCAGCGTCCCACGGCCTGGACCGAGTCGATGGCTAAGGCACTGTTATCACAACCGTTGCACCCCGAGATGCTGGGTCGGATCGGGCGGTATGATGTCGAACGTCTGATCGGCAGCGGCGGTATGGGCGTGGTATTTAAAGCTCACGACACCGAACTACATCGCCCGGTGGCGATCAAATTACTGGCACCGTATTTGGCCGAAAGCGGAGCTGCCCGCAAACGGTTTGCTCGCGAAGCCCGTGCGGCGGCGGCGGTCGTCGACGAACATGTAGTGGCGATTCACAATGTCGAATCCGACGTCGATCCCGAACAGGCTCCGTTTCTGGTAATGAAATACATTGCCGGCGGTTCGCTGCAACAGCGACTCGATCGTGAAGGATCGCTGGAACTGTGCGAAATCCTTCGCATTGGCACCCACACCGCCAAGGGACTCGCGGCCGCCCATGCGCAAGGGCTGATCCATCGCGATGTCAAACCGTCAAACATTCTTTTGGACGAAGGCGTCGAGCGTGCGTTACTAACGGATTTCGGGTTGGCGCGGACCGAAGACGATGCCTGTTTGACGCGTAGCGGCTTCCACCCGGGCACTCCACATTACATGTCGCCCGAACAAGTGCGAGGGGAACCCATTGATGCACGCAGCGACCTGTTTGGGTTGGGCTGCGTGCTGTACGCCCTGTGCAGCGGCCATCCTCCGTTCCGCGCCGAGACCAGTTACGCCGTACTCCGCCGCATCACCGACGACAGACCGCGACCACTGCGGGAGACCAACGCAAACATTCCCGAATGGCTGGATCGGATCGTGATGAAACTGCTGTCCAAGTCGCCCAACGATCGCTTTGCCTCCGCTGCGCAGGTGGCGGAAGTCCTGGAAGGTTGTCTGGCCCACACGCAGCATCCCACGACCACTCCATTGCCCGATCCCGTGGCCGCTTTGCTTCCTCAACGCTCCCATCGCCCTCCCTGGATCAAGGTTGCGATGGCCGCTGCGTTTGCGTTTGCAATGCTGTTTGCAGGCGTCCTGCTCGTGCTGGAAACCAACAAGGGAACGATCCGCATCGAAACCAATAGCGACTCTGACATTCCTATCGTCATCCGCCAGGGCGACAAGACGGTTGAACACCTAACCGTGACTCAACAAGGCACCGCCATCCGGCTGAAAGCAGGCACGTACATCATCGAGGTCGAAGGCGATGATACGCAGCTGATGATCAAAGGCGGTCAAGTAACCCTCACACGTCAGGGCACCTGGCTCGCCATCATTACCGAAACCAAGACTACGGGGACTCCCCCGTCCAACGTTCCGCTGACCACCGCCGCCAACCCACTGCTTGGCACCTGGCGCGTCATGTCATTTGTCGACGATGGAACGAAGGTGGCACCCCACGAAAACAGTACCGTCACTTTTGATGGCTGGAGAGTAACCTGGACGAACGAACCCGACGACGTAAGCCGGAGCATGTACCGCTTGCTTCCCCATAACACACTGCAGCTGGTAGCGGAGAACGCGACATCCACGGCCGACGTCGTCCACCATTATCGCTACACGATGACGGGCCCGGATTCGGTTCGCTTAGAGGCCATTGCAACGCCCGCGAATCCGCACGTCAATGGTTCCATCGAACTAGAACGGCTGCGTGATGCGACTGAATTATCTGCTTATGTGTCCCGCTCCGTGACGGTCAACACAAGCGATCGATACGGCGTCAGCGAAGAGGAAGTGATCCATACTCACGTCATGCTGATTCGCAGCGGAAAATTGTTGGCATCGGTACAGCGACCTGCTGACGGCGAGCTGATGCCAGCCGATACAGCCAAAGCAATCCCGTGGTTGCAAGCCAACCTGACGGTTAAACCCACCACCGAAAATCAAATCGAAATCGGCATCCACGGTCACCACAGCAGCAAGCAGCAGCGGGAGCAAATTGTCGATTCGGTCGTTACGGCCTACAAACAAACGCTTGCCGCAGCGAAAACGGATGCGGCACAAAAGGTCATTCAACGCTTGGTGAGCGCCCGCGCCGAGCTGCAAGGACAACGGCTTGCTGCCCAAGCGGCGGTTGACCAATTGCGCAAGACGTCCGATGTCGACTCGCCCAAACTCCAGCACGCCATTGCCCAACTTGACCGTCTCACACAAGTGATCACAAAACTAGATGCGGAGCTTCTGCAGTATGCGGTCCCCGCAAATCCACCAGCCATTGATGCCTTGCCTGGCCCTGCAGTCATTCCCGCAATGCAAAGAATCGATCAGGCAACCGCGTCCAAGGTTCCCACCAAGTGGGATGTGGAATCCAATCACAACATCCTGTGGCGAGCTCCCCTGGGGTCGGTTGCGATGCGGGCTCCGCTGGTGCATGGCGACCACGTTTATGTCGGAACCAACAACGATCACGGATACCTTCCGCGCTACCCGTCGAGCGTCGACTTGGGCGTGTTATTATGTTTCCGCAAGTCCGATGGCAAATTCATGTGGCAACACAGCAATGAAAAGTTGCCCAGTGGACGCGCGCATGACTGGCCCCTGCAAGGCATCACCAGTCGTCCCTGCGTGGAAGGCGATCGACTGTGGTACATAACCAATCGCGCCGAAATCGTCTGCTTGGACACGTCGGGGTTTCGCGACGGAAAAAACGACGGCCCTGTCCAAGACGAAACCAACACCGACGAAAACGAAGCCGACGTGGTGTGGCGACTGGACATGATGCGTGAACTGGGCGTGCGACCGCATAACGTCAGCACCTGTACGATCGCGGTCTGGAAGGATCGCATATTCGCGGTCACGGGCAACGGTGTGGGCCCGTCTCATGTACCGCCAATAGCCGACGCCCCCAGCTTCATTGCGGTCGACAAATCGACCGGCAAATTACTCTGGCAAGACCATTCGCCGGGACAAAACGTACTGCATGGTCAATGGGGTTCGCCCCTCGTCGCGGATCTCGCCGGCCGCACGCAAGTCATCTTTCCCGGCGGCGACGGTTGGCTGTACAGCTTTGACCCGCAGGGTACGTCCGATGGCAAAGCGAAATTGATCTGGAAATTCGACTGCAATCCGAAAGACTCGGTCTGGAAAGCGGGCGGCGCCGCGACCCGCAACAATCTGCTGCACGCACCGACCGTACATGACGGTCTGCTGTATATCGCCATGGGGCAAGACCCCGAACATGGCAGCGGACCGGGGCGAGTGTGGTGTATCGATCCATCGGGAAGCGGAGACGTGAGTCCTGAAATTGTCTTCAATCGACGCGATCCCAAAACACCGATCCCACACCGCCGGATCCAAGCCTGTGTGGCTGCAGGCGGAGACTACACCAGTCCCAACCCTAACTCCAAAGCCGTTTGGCAATTTCAGCAAACGGATGTGAATGGCAATGGAGAATTCGAACTCGAAGAACGCATGGGGCGCAGCTTGAGCACCATTGAAATCCGAGGCGACCTGCTGTTTGTGTCCGACATCGACGGCATCCTGCATTGCCTGGATCGCCGGACGGGAAAGCAGCACTGGGGTTTCGACACGTTGGCCAACACCTACACAACGCCGCTGATTGTGGGCGACTTTGTGTACCTGGGCAATGAAGATGGAGACGTCTGCGTGTTCCGGTGCTCGGCCGATCCCGACGTCGCGATGCCCGGCGGCGAACCGCTCGCCCGCAACTACTGTGACCAGAGCATTAATGCATCAGTGGTTTCAGACGGTACCACCCTGTATTTCGCCACCAAAAACGAACTGTTCGCCGTCGGTACAAAAATCGCCGAATAG
- a CDS encoding site-2 protease family protein yields MLGSWNLGKFAGIEVRIHWTFLLLPMWIYFSSLVAGSGAAAASVAVLLILAIFGCVVLHEYGHALTARLFGIPTKDITLLPIGGVARLERMPRSPLQELAIAVAGPAVNVVIAFALFVGLALPAVGALLPAAVVGFLSKLAWVNVALVVFNMLPAFPMDGGRVLRASLALFMPYATATRAAARVGQIAAIGFAILGLFNGNPMLVLLAAFVFLAAKGEAMMVAREQGAEAATGSDAYRPQSDPRAAYQPPAPMRSLPVVSAAWNARNVLGWLSSDSIDEFLVSSRGVVIAIVRKSDLADVVRSGMGTLSMERLLSNRSLPFHDVRRGAPA; encoded by the coding sequence ATGCTTGGTTCTTGGAATCTGGGAAAATTTGCCGGCATCGAGGTGCGAATCCATTGGACGTTCCTGCTGTTGCCGATGTGGATTTACTTCTCCAGTCTGGTCGCCGGCAGCGGCGCGGCTGCTGCCAGCGTGGCAGTGTTGCTAATTCTGGCAATCTTTGGCTGCGTCGTGCTGCATGAATACGGACACGCGTTGACGGCACGGTTGTTTGGTATCCCCACCAAAGATATTACCTTGCTGCCGATCGGCGGCGTGGCTCGGTTGGAACGTATGCCGCGCAGTCCGCTGCAGGAGTTGGCCATTGCTGTGGCGGGTCCAGCAGTCAATGTGGTGATTGCGTTTGCGCTGTTTGTCGGATTGGCGTTGCCAGCAGTGGGAGCCTTGTTGCCCGCCGCAGTGGTCGGCTTTCTATCGAAGCTGGCTTGGGTAAACGTGGCCTTGGTGGTATTCAACATGCTGCCGGCCTTTCCGATGGACGGAGGCCGAGTGCTGCGAGCCAGCTTGGCGTTGTTCATGCCGTATGCGACGGCGACCCGCGCGGCCGCCCGAGTGGGACAGATCGCCGCCATTGGATTCGCCATTCTGGGACTATTTAACGGCAACCCGATGCTGGTCCTGTTAGCCGCCTTTGTGTTCTTGGCGGCCAAAGGGGAAGCCATGATGGTGGCTCGCGAACAGGGAGCCGAAGCGGCGACGGGGAGCGATGCGTATCGTCCTCAGTCCGATCCGCGTGCGGCTTACCAACCACCAGCACCGATGCGATCGTTGCCGGTGGTCAGCGCGGCTTGGAACGCCCGCAATGTACTGGGTTGGTTGTCGTCGGACTCGATCGATGAGTTTTTGGTATCCAGCCGCGGCGTGGTGATCGCCATCGTCCGCAAGAGCGATCTGGCCGACGTGGTCCGCTCGGGCATGGGAACCCTATCGATGGAACGTTTGCTGAGCAACCGCTCGCTGCCGTTCCACGACGTCCGCCGTGGCGCGCCGGCGTAG